GGACCTGGGTGGCCAGTTGGACGACTGTTTTTCCGTTGATTTTGACTTTGCCGTCGCGGATGAGGGTGTCGCAAAAACGGCGGGAGCCATGCCCTGCGGCAGCCAGAAACTTGTTCAGTCTGGTCATAAGCAGGATGATAAGAGTGGGCGAGCCCGGCCAATGCCGGTCAAAGGCTCGTTCCGTCTTATCTTATTCTTCCGGCTTGGTCTTGGGAATTTTATAGACGTTGGCGTCGGTTTTCCACTGAGCGCGTTTTTTAAGCAGTTCTACCCGTTCAAAACGTTTCAGCACGTTCCGCTTGACCATGATCTGGCTGGAGCCACGGAGGCTTTTGTGTTGCGACATAGAGTGGACAAGGTAGCGATCCGCCCCCGGTCGGCAAGAGTAAAATATCAGCACATTTTAACGCAAAACAAAGGGCGAAAGTCGGATTTCTCACGTCCGCCAAAGTCCGCCGCGGCGGACAGTGTGCAACAAAAAGGCTTGTTGAACCACAGATGGACACGGATAGACGCAGATATGAAGCTTGAAACTTACGACCTTAAATTTGAACCTGGCGTAAGCTGATCCATCCCCCTGATAAGGGAAAACAAGGGGGTTTTGTTAAATCCGCCGTCGCAGTCTTGTATTTATGATTTATCATTCGGGAATCATCCCCCATACTCGAAGTCATGCTGCAGGACCTGCTCAAAAACCTGATTGTCAGCGCCAGCCTGGGCGGCCTGATCGGGCTGCAACGCCAGTGGGATGACCAGCACTTCCATCCGGAACGCAGAAACATCGCGGGCCTGCGCACGTTTACGCTTTGGGCCGCTCTGGGCACCCTCTGCGCCACGGTGGACCTGCAACGCCCCCTGTTTTATCTCGCCGGCTTCCTCGTAATTGCCGTCTTTATCGCCATCTTCATCCATCAAAAACTGGAGACCGCAGACGAGGGATTTGGCCTGACCACCGGGCTTGCCGGACTGATCACGTATCTCATCGGCGGATTGGTGGTCTGGGACCAGTGGAAAATCGCTTTGGTGCTGGCGGTCTCCTTGATTATTTTGCTGGCCTCAAAGCGGCGCGTGCGGGATGTCACCCAGCGCTTTACACCCCAGGACGTCAAACAGGCCCTGCAATTTGCAGCCATTTCGGGAGTAATTTTGCAGCTTGTGCCAAATCGCGAATACGGGCCCTTCCAGGCCTTTAATCCGCACATCCTCTGGCTGATGGTGGTGTTGGTTTCAGGCCTGGGCTTTTGCGGCTACGTCGCCGTACGACTGCTGGGCGAGAAAGGTGGCATCATCCTGACCGGGGTGCTCGGCGGCATGGCTTCGAGTACGGCCACCACACTGGCCATGAGCCGGCAGAGCAAATCCCAGCCCAAACTGAGCAGCGCCTGCGCCCTGGCCATTATTCTGGCCTGCACGATCATGCTGGGCCGCGTCGCCTTCATCACGCTCGCTGTCGAACACAGCGTTTTCTTCAAAGTGCTCCCCGGATTGGCTCTACTGGCTTTACCCGGGTTGGGGTTCGCGGCATGGTTCTGGTTTTCAAAAAATAAAGATAGTGCGACAAAAAAGAGCCCTAATTTCATCAACCCGCTCGGCCTGAAAGTCGCCCTGCAATTTGCCGTCATTTACATGGTGATTGTGTTCATCGCCCGCGCCGCAACCCAGTATTACGGCAATGCGGGGCTGTATTGGGCCAGCTTTATCTCCGGACTGACCGATCTCGACGCCATCACAGTCTCCGTCAGCCAGATGGCGGGCAAAGGCACCATCACACCGGACATCTCAGCCAATGCCATCGTTCTGGGCTGCCTTGCCAATACGATCCTCAAAGGAACAATGGCGTGCGTGCTGGGCGACGCGGGCCTTCGCAAGCCGATTATCATGATATTCGGATCCACCCTTGCCGTGGGCAGTGCGTATCTTTTATTCATCTGATTTTAAATTTTCAAGAAGTTGCCACTTCGCAACCCGGCCTCTAGGCTGATTCCATGTCCCAATCGCACTGGCTCGTCAAACAGGAACCCGAAACGTATCCCTTTGATCAACTGTTGCGGGATCAAAAAACCAGATGGGACGGTGTCCGGAATTTTCAGGCGCGCAATAATCTTCGTTCCATGAAGAAGGGCGATCTCGTTCTCTACTACCACAGCGGAGAGGAACGCGCCGTGGTCGGACTTTGTGAGGTCATCACGGAGGCATACCCCGATCCGACCGCCACCGAGGGCGATTGGTCGGCGGTTGATTTGAAGCCGTTGAAAAAATTGCCCCGCTCAGTCCCCCTCGCCAACATCAAATCAAAAAAGGCTCTGGCCAACATGGCGCTGGTACGGCAATCCCGGCTTTCCGTCATGACCGTAACTGCGGCGGAATTTTCTGAAATCCTAAGCTTGAGCGGTACGTCCTTAAAATAAATTCAATATGCATCTGCCCACTGCCAAACCTGCACTCCTGATTTCCACCGATTTCGACGGTACACTTATCATGGATTATGATGAAAAGCCCCTGGCTCCTGCTTTCTTTTCAAGGCTCGAAAAGCTCCGTCAAAATTACCACGTCGCATGGGTCATCAATACCGGTCGCGACTGGGCTTCGCTGGCTGAACTTCTGATCGAGAAAAAAGCGCCAGTCTTCCCGGACTGGGTTGTGCTGGTCGAACGCGAGGTTCACCGCGTTGAAAGGGGCGAACGCGTCGCCTTGAAACACTGGAACAAGCGCTGTGAAAAGGTCCATCTGGACTTGTTTCATCGAGCCGGGCCGGTTCTTGAACAAATGCGGCAAAAACTGCGGGGCTTCAAAAACCTCTCCGTTATTCAGGACATTGCTTCACCCCTCGGGCTGATTGCGGAATCGGAGGAACAGGCGGACGAAATCCAACGGGTGCTGGCACCCCTGTTCGATGAGTTCCCGGAAATTCACGCCGTGCGCAACACGGTCTATTTTCGTTTTGCCCATATTGACTTTCACAAAGGCAGTTGCCTGGCCGCCATCGCGGTTGAAGAAGGAGTCAGTTCGGATAATTGTTTTGCCATCGGCGATCATTTGAATGATCTCTCGATGCTGGATCCGCGTTACGCGCGACACATTGCATGCCCCTCCAACGCCATCCCGGACGTCAAATCAAAGGTTCGCCGACATGGCGGCTTTGTCGCCAGCAAAGAAGGCCCCGAAGGCGTCGGCCAGGCCTTGGATCATTTTTTTGGGTGAGCGAGGCGATATGGAATGCGGCGGCAAGATGCCGCTTTTCACTGCGGGCATCGCTCGTCGTTGCGAAGAGTCCGGCAGAGCCGGACGACGCGGCAATCCATCAAAATATCTGGATCGCCACGGCCCAACTCCGACATGCGTCGCGAGTGTTCCAGATGGGCCTCCTAATGAACACTTGTGGCAACATGTTAAAATGCAGAATCTTATAACGAAAATCATTTTTGACCATGAGGCGATATGGAGTGCGGTGGCAAGTCCGGCAGCATCTGGACGCGACACCGCTTTGGATTTTCCGCAAAAGTGCAACTCCGACATGGGTCGTGAGTAAAAAGCGTCCGCCGTGGCGGACGCACTCCAAAATTTCCCGTTCATTCCCGCTCAAAACACCTTCTTTGAAGGTTTGGATTCTCGCAATGACGAAAAACTCGTCTATGCTTGCAGATGAAAAAATATGTCCGAAATACGCACAGCAGCCGCAGAACTCAAGGCA
Above is a window of Candidatus Methylacidiphilales bacterium DNA encoding:
- a CDS encoding small basic protein encodes the protein MSQHKSLRGSSQIMVKRNVLKRFERVELLKKRAQWKTDANVYKIPKTKPEE
- a CDS encoding MgtC/SapB family protein, with protein sequence MLQDLLKNLIVSASLGGLIGLQRQWDDQHFHPERRNIAGLRTFTLWAALGTLCATVDLQRPLFYLAGFLVIAVFIAIFIHQKLETADEGFGLTTGLAGLITYLIGGLVVWDQWKIALVLAVSLIILLASKRRVRDVTQRFTPQDVKQALQFAAISGVILQLVPNREYGPFQAFNPHILWLMVVLVSGLGFCGYVAVRLLGEKGGIILTGVLGGMASSTATTLAMSRQSKSQPKLSSACALAIILACTIMLGRVAFITLAVEHSVFFKVLPGLALLALPGLGFAAWFWFSKNKDSATKKSPNFINPLGLKVALQFAVIYMVIVFIARAATQYYGNAGLYWASFISGLTDLDAITVSVSQMAGKGTITPDISANAIVLGCLANTILKGTMACVLGDAGLRKPIIMIFGSTLAVGSAYLLFI
- a CDS encoding EVE domain-containing protein; the encoded protein is MSQSHWLVKQEPETYPFDQLLRDQKTRWDGVRNFQARNNLRSMKKGDLVLYYHSGEERAVVGLCEVITEAYPDPTATEGDWSAVDLKPLKKLPRSVPLANIKSKKALANMALVRQSRLSVMTVTAAEFSEILSLSGTSLK
- a CDS encoding HAD-IIB family hydrolase; amino-acid sequence: MHLPTAKPALLISTDFDGTLIMDYDEKPLAPAFFSRLEKLRQNYHVAWVINTGRDWASLAELLIEKKAPVFPDWVVLVEREVHRVERGERVALKHWNKRCEKVHLDLFHRAGPVLEQMRQKLRGFKNLSVIQDIASPLGLIAESEEQADEIQRVLAPLFDEFPEIHAVRNTVYFRFAHIDFHKGSCLAAIAVEEGVSSDNCFAIGDHLNDLSMLDPRYARHIACPSNAIPDVKSKVRRHGGFVASKEGPEGVGQALDHFFG